From the Cohaesibacter sp. ES.047 genome, one window contains:
- a CDS encoding ABC transporter permease subunit, which yields MMVPLLMVLQMTTVSDVEILKHGPSLSIGDEFGSNLNKALFGASGFAGENTGLAMFKNSLILGVGFALGKIIISMMAAYAIVYFRLRFATLAFWLIFTTLLLPLEVRILPSYEIVQQLGLLNTYTGLIVPLIASATATFFFRQFFLSVPEELAEAARIDGAGPFKFFIDILVPLSRTMIAAIFIIMFVYGWNQYLWPTMITTDEDMFTLLRGIKQITQTMYDGQIPEYGRGNLLAILAVIPPVAVVIFFQSWFVKGLTESDK from the coding sequence ATGATGGTGCCGCTCTTGATGGTGCTTCAGATGACCACCGTCTCCGACGTGGAAATTCTCAAACACGGCCCATCCTTGAGCATCGGCGACGAGTTTGGCTCCAACCTCAACAAGGCCCTGTTCGGCGCATCCGGTTTTGCCGGTGAGAACACAGGCCTGGCGATGTTCAAGAATTCGCTCATCTTGGGTGTCGGCTTTGCTCTGGGCAAGATCATTATCTCGATGATGGCTGCCTATGCCATTGTCTATTTTCGGCTGCGCTTTGCGACCCTTGCCTTCTGGCTGATCTTCACCACGCTTCTGTTGCCACTCGAGGTGCGGATCCTGCCGTCCTACGAGATCGTGCAGCAGCTTGGCCTGCTCAACACATACACCGGCCTTATCGTGCCGCTCATCGCGTCGGCGACGGCCACCTTCTTCTTCCGGCAATTCTTTTTGTCGGTGCCGGAGGAACTGGCGGAAGCGGCGCGCATCGATGGGGCCGGGCCGTTCAAATTCTTCATCGATATCCTCGTGCCTCTGTCGCGCACGATGATCGCGGCGATCTTCATCATCATGTTCGTCTATGGCTGGAACCAGTATCTCTGGCCGACCATGATCACCACAGATGAAGACATGTTTACGCTGCTGCGCGGCATCAAGCAGATCACCCAAACCATGTATGACGGGCAGATCCCCGAATATGGCCGCGGCAACCTTTTGGCGATCCTCGCGGTCATCCCGCCGGTCGCCGTCGTCATCTTCTTCCAGAGCTGGTTCGTCAAGGGCCTGACCGAGTCTGACAAATAA
- a CDS encoding ABC transporter permease subunit, whose translation MKRAGFNNKWLPMLFLLPQLSIIFIFFYWPALQALNLSFYLEDPFGFGSTFVGLDNYTDILNNAEYLKIAGFTVFFSVSVTFFSLALALLFAVKADKVIRGAKAYRTLLMWVYAVAPPVAGFIFLVMFSQRWGPLTNFLDYAFGYDFRVGLDYNDTAAAMILASVWKQIPVNFIFFLSGLQSIPRAIIEAARIDNNSAFRRFWDVTFPLLAPTGFFLLITNFTYSLFDTFGTIDTILRGEPASNPMTLVYKVYVDGFRGNDLGGSSAQSVILMVLVLAMTIFQFRLVERRIHYT comes from the coding sequence GTGAAACGCGCCGGATTCAACAACAAATGGCTGCCCATGCTGTTCCTGCTGCCGCAGCTTTCGATCATTTTCATTTTCTTCTACTGGCCCGCCCTTCAGGCCCTGAACCTGTCCTTCTATCTCGAAGACCCATTCGGCTTTGGCTCCACCTTCGTGGGACTGGATAACTATACGGATATCCTCAACAACGCAGAATATCTCAAGATCGCAGGCTTCACGGTCTTCTTCTCCGTTTCCGTCACCTTCTTTTCGTTGGCGCTGGCTCTGTTGTTTGCCGTCAAGGCCGACAAGGTGATCCGCGGTGCCAAGGCCTACCGTACGCTCCTGATGTGGGTCTATGCTGTCGCGCCGCCTGTTGCCGGTTTCATCTTTCTGGTCATGTTTTCCCAGCGCTGGGGGCCGTTGACCAACTTCCTTGATTATGCGTTTGGGTATGATTTCCGCGTTGGTCTCGATTACAACGACACTGCCGCGGCCATGATCCTTGCCTCGGTCTGGAAACAGATCCCGGTCAATTTCATTTTCTTCCTGTCCGGCCTTCAGTCCATTCCGCGCGCCATCATCGAAGCGGCCCGCATTGATAACAATTCGGCCTTTCGCCGCTTCTGGGATGTCACCTTTCCGCTGTTGGCACCCACCGGCTTTTTCCTGCTGATCACCAACTTCACCTATTCGCTGTTCGACACCTTCGGCACGATCGACACGATCCTGCGCGGGGAGCCTGCCTCCAACCCGATGACCCTTGTCTACAAAGTCTATGTGGACGGCTTCCGGGGCAATGATCTGGGGGGCTCGTCGGCCCAGTCGGTCATTCTGATGGTGCTGGTCCTTGCCATGACGATCTTCCAGTTCCGCCTTGTCGAGCGGCGTATTCACTACACATAA
- a CDS encoding extracellular solute-binding protein gives MNFLKLAAASAALSLMTGAAYAETEITWWHAMGGQLGETVNAIAEKFNASQDDYKVTPVFKGGYEDTLTAGIAAFRAGEQPNIMQVFDAGSATIIGAKGATVPVQDLLADNGIDFNIENYISGVRYFYADNDGKMIGMPFNSSSPIMYYNEDALKKAGVEAPVTYEEFEKITAPALKKAGYIPFVQSHLPWEFVENFFSRHNLPFATNNNGYAGADGTKILINSPEQKMHWSKVKEWLDEGYFGFFGTSWGDNQSQFEEGKVGLWIGSSGSFGGLLQKNLDFKWSATNLPYWESITKEGYQTFIGGAALFAMSGKSAEENKATAAFFEFMTSPEIQYFWHKESGYVPITTAAYELAKKDGHYDRFPAAEVGIKQLSLQAGENTRGYRMGFYVQIRDVENREFTRFLNGETDIDTALATIEKDGNALLERFAKTQK, from the coding sequence ATGAATTTTCTGAAACTTGCTGCAGCCAGCGCCGCGCTGAGCCTGATGACTGGTGCTGCTTACGCTGAAACCGAAATCACCTGGTGGCACGCTATGGGTGGTCAGCTGGGCGAGACCGTCAACGCCATTGCCGAAAAATTCAATGCTTCCCAGGATGACTACAAAGTCACACCGGTTTTCAAAGGTGGCTATGAAGACACCCTGACCGCTGGTATCGCCGCTTTCCGCGCTGGCGAACAGCCAAACATCATGCAGGTCTTCGATGCTGGTTCCGCAACCATCATCGGCGCCAAAGGTGCAACGGTTCCTGTTCAGGATCTGCTGGCAGACAACGGCATCGACTTCAACATCGAAAACTACATTTCCGGTGTTCGTTATTTCTATGCCGACAACGACGGCAAAATGATCGGCATGCCGTTCAACTCCTCTTCACCCATCATGTACTACAACGAAGATGCTTTGAAAAAAGCTGGCGTTGAAGCACCGGTGACCTACGAAGAGTTTGAAAAAATTACCGCTCCTGCTTTGAAAAAAGCCGGTTACATTCCTTTCGTGCAGTCTCACCTGCCTTGGGAATTCGTCGAGAACTTCTTCTCCCGCCACAACCTGCCGTTCGCCACCAACAACAACGGCTATGCTGGTGCTGATGGCACCAAAATCCTGATCAATTCTCCTGAGCAGAAAATGCACTGGAGCAAGGTCAAGGAATGGCTCGATGAAGGTTACTTCGGTTTCTTCGGCACCTCCTGGGGTGACAATCAGTCTCAGTTCGAAGAAGGCAAAGTTGGCCTCTGGATCGGCTCTTCAGGCTCCTTTGGCGGCCTCTTGCAGAAAAACCTCGACTTCAAATGGTCCGCAACCAACCTGCCTTACTGGGAATCCATCACCAAGGAAGGCTATCAGACCTTCATCGGTGGCGCAGCCCTGTTTGCCATGTCCGGCAAGTCTGCAGAAGAAAACAAGGCAACCGCTGCTTTCTTCGAGTTCATGACCTCTCCTGAAATCCAGTATTTCTGGCACAAGGAATCCGGTTATGTTCCCATCACCACCGCAGCTTACGAGCTCGCCAAGAAAGACGGTCACTATGATCGCTTCCCGGCTGCCGAAGTGGGCATCAAACAGCTCTCCTTGCAGGCTGGTGAAAACACCCGCGGCTACCGCATGGGCTTCTACGTTCAGATTCGCGATGTCGAAAACCGCGAGTTCACCCGTTTCCTCAACGGTGAAACCGACATCGACACCGCTCTGGCAACCATCGAGAAAGATGGCAATGCCCTTCTCGAGCGTTTCGCCAAGACCCAGAAGTAA
- a CDS encoding LacI family DNA-binding transcriptional regulator: MSGDDGENKDYTGTRRSKRVTASEVAKAAGVSRPAVSRAFTPGAYLDNAKRELILETAMQLGYRPNALAASLHGTSTNLVGVVAGDLNNHYDSEFIARLVAQLNAANKWPIVLGGGDRSVSKHAILSLLNYPLDALIIRGGSIPSSLISDCEKLSIPLLFSGHVVNAPYTDCICCRNGVGTSMAVELLVGRGRTAFGFIGGPKTRTSSNERLSGLSDRLAEFGLELQGVEHSDYTYEGGREALTRMIDQQPLDAIICANDAMALGALSAAQSELELRVPEDLSIIGFDDILMASWPDFNLTTIRNPLETTVSEILRLLEERLDNPEKPGEICMLDPILLERGTH, translated from the coding sequence ATGTCCGGAGATGACGGCGAGAACAAAGACTATACAGGGACCCGGCGCAGCAAAAGGGTTACCGCTTCGGAGGTCGCCAAGGCGGCCGGGGTGTCGCGCCCGGCTGTTTCGCGCGCGTTCACGCCGGGGGCCTATCTTGACAATGCCAAGCGCGAGCTGATCCTTGAGACCGCCATGCAACTGGGCTATCGCCCCAATGCGCTGGCGGCCAGTCTTCACGGCACCAGCACCAATCTCGTCGGTGTGGTCGCAGGTGATCTCAACAATCATTACGATTCAGAATTCATCGCCCGGCTTGTTGCGCAGCTCAACGCGGCGAATAAATGGCCGATTGTTCTGGGAGGCGGTGACAGGTCGGTCAGCAAGCATGCGATCCTGTCACTGCTCAATTATCCACTCGATGCTCTGATCATACGCGGTGGCAGCATTCCCTCTTCGCTGATTTCCGACTGTGAGAAGCTCAGTATCCCGCTGCTTTTCTCGGGCCATGTCGTCAACGCGCCCTATACGGACTGCATTTGCTGCCGCAACGGGGTGGGCACATCCATGGCCGTTGAATTGCTCGTCGGGCGGGGCCGCACGGCATTCGGCTTCATCGGTGGTCCGAAGACGCGCACCTCATCGAACGAACGCTTGTCCGGGCTTTCTGACAGATTGGCAGAATTCGGGTTGGAATTGCAGGGTGTCGAGCATTCTGACTACACCTATGAGGGCGGGCGGGAAGCGTTGACACGCATGATCGACCAGCAACCGCTCGACGCAATCATATGCGCCAATGACGCCATGGCGCTCGGCGCCCTTTCGGCAGCGCAGTCGGAACTCGAGCTGAGGGTGCCCGAGGATCTTTCGATTATCGGCTTTGACGACATTCTCATGGCGTCATGGCCCGATTTCAACCTGACGACCATCCGCAACCCGCTGGAGACGACCGTCAGCGAGATCCTGCGTTTGCTCGAGGAAAGACTGGACAATCCTGAAAAGCCGGGAGAAATCTGTATGCTTGACCCGATCCTGCTTGAGCGCGGCACCCACTAG
- a CDS encoding threonine/serine dehydratase, giving the protein MTTSLAISIDDIHRAAERLKGHAVRTPLLEFAPLNAVVGRRVLVKFEGVQHTGSFKFRGAFNRLSAIAPDDRAGGVVAWSSGNHAQGVAYAAQMLGISATIVMPGDAPRIKVNNTLAYGADIVTYDRYSESREEIAIGIAKERGAVIVPSYNDPMIIAGQGTAGLEILEQAAELGASVGTVVACCGGGGLTSGIATAVKSQIADAAIFAAEPEGFDSMGRSLRSDHAIGNDEGARSICDALQSPLPGEMTLAINRHLGVGGLAVSDDEVRNAVRFAFEKLKLVAEPGGAAALAAALSGKVPDNGGALALTISGSNVDEDVFRDILTQ; this is encoded by the coding sequence ATGACGACCTCTCTTGCCATCTCTATTGACGACATTCATCGCGCAGCCGAGCGCCTGAAAGGCCATGCGGTGCGAACGCCCCTGCTCGAGTTCGCCCCACTCAATGCCGTTGTGGGACGGCGGGTTCTGGTCAAGTTCGAAGGGGTCCAGCACACCGGGTCGTTCAAATTCCGCGGAGCTTTCAATCGGCTGTCCGCCATTGCGCCGGATGACCGTGCGGGCGGCGTCGTTGCCTGGTCCTCGGGCAACCATGCGCAAGGGGTCGCCTACGCGGCCCAGATGCTGGGGATCTCCGCAACCATTGTCATGCCCGGCGATGCCCCCCGGATCAAGGTGAACAACACGCTGGCCTATGGCGCCGACATCGTCACCTATGATCGCTACAGCGAATCCCGCGAGGAGATCGCCATCGGCATCGCCAAGGAGCGTGGGGCCGTGATTGTCCCCTCCTACAACGACCCGATGATCATTGCCGGTCAGGGAACGGCGGGTCTGGAAATCCTCGAACAGGCAGCAGAGCTTGGTGCCTCGGTGGGAACGGTTGTCGCCTGTTGTGGCGGAGGGGGACTGACGTCAGGCATCGCGACTGCCGTCAAGTCACAGATTGCGGATGCTGCCATCTTTGCCGCCGAACCGGAGGGGTTCGATTCCATGGGCCGGTCTCTCAGAAGCGACCATGCGATTGGCAATGATGAAGGTGCCCGCTCCATTTGCGATGCCCTGCAATCACCGCTGCCCGGCGAGATGACGCTCGCGATCAATCGCCATCTGGGTGTCGGCGGACTAGCCGTGTCAGACGACGAAGTTCGAAACGCGGTGCGCTTTGCATTTGAAAAGCTCAAGCTGGTGGCCGAACCCGGCGGCGCGGCGGCGTTGGCTGCAGCCCTTTCTGGCAAGGTGCCCGACAATGGCGGCGCGCTGGCACTGACGATTTCCGGCTCAAATGTCGACGAGGATGTGTTTCGCGACATTCTTACTCAATAG
- a CDS encoding inositol monophosphatase: MHLDQSEQTALIELVRQAAKAEIMPRFRHLEGGDIRQKSGPDDVVTDADVGAEAVITAGVQSIFSDPIVVGEEAAALNPDIISNIASAEWAVIIDPVDGTWNFANGLATFGVILAVTYKGETCFGLLYDPVLDDWIVANKGEGAFFGRPGAAPRRLPMAQKKPLSEMHAILPGSLFRKPFGPRLAELSARLGRFGNYRCACHEYRLTAQGRNDVSLTVSMNPWDHAAGVLVVEELGGAALMLDGRKYSPSENKGPFIVSAHADSMPELQDTFGWLAEHLY, translated from the coding sequence ATGCATCTCGACCAATCCGAGCAAACAGCGCTGATCGAACTCGTTCGTCAGGCAGCAAAGGCAGAAATCATGCCGCGCTTTCGCCATCTCGAAGGCGGTGATATTCGCCAGAAGAGCGGACCGGATGATGTCGTCACTGATGCGGACGTGGGCGCCGAGGCGGTGATCACCGCCGGGGTGCAGTCGATCTTCTCCGATCCGATTGTGGTGGGTGAGGAAGCCGCTGCGCTCAATCCCGATATCATCAGCAACATAGCGTCTGCCGAATGGGCGGTGATTATCGATCCCGTCGATGGCACATGGAACTTTGCCAACGGGTTGGCGACCTTCGGGGTTATTTTGGCTGTCACGTACAAAGGCGAGACCTGTTTCGGTCTGCTTTATGATCCCGTGCTGGATGACTGGATTGTTGCCAACAAGGGCGAGGGGGCTTTCTTCGGTCGCCCCGGAGCCGCTCCGCGACGCTTGCCCATGGCTCAGAAAAAGCCACTCTCGGAGATGCATGCCATTCTGCCCGGCTCTTTGTTCCGCAAGCCCTTTGGCCCCAGACTGGCCGAATTGTCCGCGAGGCTGGGCCGCTTTGGCAATTACCGCTGTGCCTGTCATGAATATCGCCTGACGGCACAGGGCCGCAACGATGTCTCTTTGACGGTTTCGATGAACCCTTGGGACCACGCGGCAGGCGTGCTGGTGGTCGAGGAGCTGGGGGGAGCTGCTCTCATGCTCGACGGGCGCAAGTACAGCCCGAGCGAAAACAAGGGGCCGTTTATCGTCAGCGCCCATGCCGACAGCATGCCCGAATTGCAGGACACCTTCGGCTGGCTTGCCGAGCATCTCTACTAG
- a CDS encoding HAD family phosphatase encodes MTANLLAGVDAVIFDFDGVVIDSEPISLGELGVTLSQFGLEMSWPELVTSFMGHSDIAIQAYIEEKIGKPTGDLFPDAWRKRVREGFAKSLPVVDGIPALFERLDRDGIPHCLATGSSQARVAFALEQIGETERFADTAFSAEQVKNGKPAPDLFLFAADQLGVDPARSMVIEDGLAGVAGSKAAGIGLIVGFVGASHLNDDALRKAHAENLREAGATHIIESISDLL; translated from the coding sequence TTGACTGCGAACCTGCTTGCTGGCGTTGATGCCGTCATCTTCGATTTTGACGGTGTGGTGATTGACAGTGAACCCATTTCCCTTGGTGAGCTGGGTGTGACCCTGTCACAATTTGGCCTCGAGATGTCATGGCCAGAGCTGGTGACGTCCTTCATGGGCCATTCCGATATTGCGATTCAGGCCTATATCGAAGAAAAGATCGGCAAACCAACCGGTGACCTGTTCCCCGATGCGTGGCGTAAGCGCGTGAGGGAAGGCTTTGCCAAGTCATTGCCGGTCGTCGATGGCATTCCGGCGTTGTTCGAACGCCTAGACCGCGATGGCATTCCCCATTGCCTTGCAACAGGCAGCAGTCAGGCCCGTGTGGCCTTTGCGCTTGAGCAGATCGGCGAGACGGAGCGCTTTGCCGACACCGCCTTCAGCGCGGAACAGGTGAAAAATGGCAAACCCGCCCCGGACCTGTTTCTCTTTGCTGCGGACCAGCTCGGCGTAGATCCGGCGCGCTCCATGGTAATCGAAGACGGTCTTGCAGGCGTTGCGGGATCAAAAGCTGCCGGGATCGGGTTGATCGTCGGGTTTGTTGGGGCAAGCCACCTTAACGACGACGCGCTGCGCAAGGCACATGCCGAAAACCTGCGTGAAGCCGGAGCAACACACATCATCGAATCGATCTCAGACCTGTTGTAA
- the mntR gene encoding manganese-binding transcriptional regulator MntR, which produces MRINTKRQADHAMTAGKRENATQARRFARAREAQAKAVMEDYVEMIGDLIAEHGEARVADLAERMGVAHPTATKAISRLKKEGLAVSRPYRGIFLTDEGAALADRVRDRHRSVVSLLIAVGVPPETAEIDAEGIEHHVSQRTLEAFEKYLKSQS; this is translated from the coding sequence ATGCGCATCAACACCAAGAGGCAGGCAGACCACGCAATGACAGCGGGAAAAAGGGAAAACGCCACGCAAGCCAGACGGTTTGCCCGCGCGCGTGAGGCGCAAGCCAAAGCGGTGATGGAAGATTATGTCGAGATGATCGGCGATCTGATTGCCGAGCATGGCGAGGCCCGTGTTGCCGACCTTGCTGAACGCATGGGCGTGGCCCACCCCACCGCGACCAAGGCCATCTCGCGATTGAAAAAGGAAGGGCTGGCGGTTTCCCGCCCCTATAGGGGGATTTTTCTCACCGACGAGGGCGCCGCACTGGCCGACCGTGTCCGCGACCGGCACAGGTCGGTTGTCTCGCTTCTGATTGCCGTAGGCGTGCCGCCCGAAACCGCCGAGATCGACGCCGAAGGCATCGAGCACCATGTCTCGCAAAGAACGCTTGAAGCGTTCGAGAAATATCTCAAGTCACAGAGCTGA
- a CDS encoding Nramp family divalent metal transporter gives MFATDQTREGMNAVLSGKNRSFRGKLLFAGPAIIASVAYMDPGNYATNIQAGAGYGYRLLWVVLFANLIAMLFQALSARLGIVTGKNLAELCRDNFSAPVVWIMWGVSEIAAMATDLAEFLGGAIGLALLFEMPLMAGMGITAIVTYGILLFENRGFRPMELIIGAMVGVIGLCYLVEIFIAPIAWGDAAVGMVTPELADATALTIAIGIIGATVMPHAIYLHSGLTQSRSEIRNEQQRRRVLKFSNTEVVIALAIAGMINMAMVMMASAAFHLGHEEVAEIETAYHTLTPLLGGAAAAAFLVSLIASGISSSVVGTMAGQMIMQGFLHFRIPIWLRRLVTMVPAFAVVAMGVNATQALVISQVILSIALPVPMIALIIFVSRKDIMGPYASGPVIRVLAIAGAMAVLTLNFVLLAEVFGAPIPFIVG, from the coding sequence ATGTTTGCAACCGACCAGACCCGCGAGGGAATGAATGCCGTATTGTCTGGTAAAAACCGCAGTTTCCGCGGGAAATTGCTCTTTGCTGGTCCAGCCATCATCGCGTCGGTCGCTTATATGGATCCGGGGAATTATGCCACCAACATTCAGGCAGGCGCCGGCTATGGCTATCGCCTTTTATGGGTCGTTCTGTTTGCCAATCTGATTGCGATGCTGTTTCAGGCCCTCTCGGCGCGCCTTGGAATCGTGACGGGCAAGAATCTGGCCGAGCTTTGCCGCGACAATTTTTCCGCGCCGGTGGTGTGGATTATGTGGGGCGTCAGCGAGATCGCTGCGATGGCGACGGATCTGGCGGAGTTTCTGGGTGGTGCCATCGGGCTCGCGCTGCTGTTCGAGATGCCGTTGATGGCAGGGATGGGCATCACGGCGATCGTGACTTACGGCATCCTCTTGTTTGAGAACCGAGGATTTCGGCCGATGGAGTTGATCATCGGCGCGATGGTCGGCGTGATCGGACTTTGCTATCTGGTCGAGATTTTTATCGCTCCGATCGCATGGGGTGATGCGGCCGTTGGCATGGTGACGCCGGAGTTGGCGGATGCAACCGCCCTGACCATCGCGATCGGCATCATCGGCGCAACCGTCATGCCCCATGCCATCTATCTGCATTCGGGGCTGACGCAATCGCGCAGCGAAATCCGCAATGAACAGCAACGCCGCAGGGTTCTGAAATTCTCCAACACCGAAGTGGTCATTGCGCTTGCCATTGCCGGCATGATCAACATGGCCATGGTGATGATGGCCTCCGCCGCTTTCCATCTGGGACATGAGGAAGTGGCCGAGATCGAAACCGCCTATCATACGCTGACGCCCCTGCTCGGCGGTGCTGCGGCTGCAGCCTTTCTTGTCTCGCTCATTGCATCGGGCATTTCCAGCTCGGTGGTTGGCACCATGGCCGGACAGATGATCATGCAGGGCTTTCTGCATTTCCGCATCCCCATCTGGTTACGCCGCCTCGTTACCATGGTCCCCGCCTTTGCTGTGGTTGCAATGGGTGTCAACGCCACGCAGGCGCTGGTCATCAGTCAGGTCATTCTGAGCATTGCGCTTCCCGTCCCGATGATTGCCCTGATCATCTTCGTCTCGCGTAAGGATATCATGGGACCTTATGCGAGCGGTCCGGTGATCCGGGTCCTTGCCATAGCGGGGGCGATGGCGGTTCTGACGCTCAATTTCGTGCTGCTTGCAGAAGTCTTTGGCGCACCGATCCCATTTATTGTCGGCTGA
- a CDS encoding DUF2161 domain-containing phosphodiesterase — MQETELYPPIKDYLEAQGYEVKGEIGAADLVACRDDDEPVVVELKVGFSLALFHQAIERQSMTDAVYIAVPESKGAAFQRSLKNNRSLCRRLGLGLITVRLKDNLVTVQLDPAPYKPRKVKPRKARLLREFARRVGDPNSGGSTRRGLITSYRQDALKCLKLLSLSGPTKAAIVARMTGVDRARPILSDDHYGWFERVSTGIYQMTPKGDAALIEYAKELEGLEVPLEVSGA; from the coding sequence ATGCAGGAAACGGAACTCTACCCCCCGATCAAAGATTATCTCGAGGCTCAAGGCTATGAGGTGAAGGGCGAGATCGGAGCGGCTGATCTGGTCGCCTGCCGGGACGACGACGAGCCGGTGGTCGTCGAGCTGAAAGTCGGCTTTTCCCTTGCGCTGTTTCACCAAGCCATCGAACGACAATCGATGACCGACGCGGTTTATATCGCGGTGCCTGAAAGTAAGGGTGCGGCCTTCCAGCGATCCCTCAAGAACAATCGCTCCCTTTGCCGCCGACTGGGGCTTGGCTTGATCACGGTGCGTCTCAAGGACAATCTGGTAACAGTCCAACTCGATCCCGCGCCCTACAAGCCACGCAAGGTAAAGCCGCGCAAAGCGCGTCTCTTGCGCGAGTTTGCGCGGCGGGTGGGCGATCCGAACAGCGGCGGCTCCACGCGGCGGGGGCTGATCACATCCTATCGTCAGGATGCGCTCAAATGCCTCAAGCTTTTGTCTCTCAGCGGCCCGACCAAGGCCGCGATCGTCGCCCGCATGACCGGTGTGGATAGGGCCAGACCGATCCTGTCTGATGATCATTACGGCTGGTTCGAGCGGGTCTCCACGGGCATCTATCAGATGACCCCGAAGGGCGATGCCGCGCTGATTGAATATGCCAAGGAGCTCGAGGGACTTGAGGTGCCGCTTGAGGTCTCTGGCGCGTAG